The following is a genomic window from Vicinamibacterales bacterium.
TGTCGCCAGCCAGTTCGATGGCGCCGGCCGCGTTCAGGGTTCCGCCGCCGACAGTGAGGCGGTCGTAGTCGGCACCGTTCTCGCCCTGCAAGCCGAGCGCGCTGAACTGGAGCAGGGCCTTGAGCGCATTGGCCGACAACCTCGGCGCCTGGTGCGTCCACGCGGCCTGGCTGGTCATGTCGCCGGTGCGGTGGCGATTCGCCTCGATCGCGAGCGCCACGACGCCCGTCGCCACGGCCGTTGCCATGCTGGTGCCGGTGAGACGGAGGTACCGTCCGCCGAACGCACCACTCACCCGCAGCGCGGGGTAGTTGTTGTAGAGGGTGGACCCGGAAGCCGCCACGGAGATGAGCCGGTCTCCGGGCGCAACGATGTCCGGCTTGGCGAACGCGTCGTACCACGTCGGTCCGCGCGAACTGAACGGCGCCATGGAGTCGTCCGACCGGGCGCTCGTCCCCTGCGTCAGGAACGCACCAACGGTGATGGCCGACGGCGCGTTGCCGGGCGACGTGATGCCCCCGTAGCCCGGTACTCCGGTCGTCGAGTTGGTACCGATGTTTCCGGCCGCTGCGACGACGACCAACCCCGCCCGGCTGGCCTGCTCGATGGCCTGCACGAGGGGATCGGAGGCAGCCGGCTCGTAGATCGGGTGTCCGATCGACAAGTTGATGACGTCGATGCCGAGACGCGCCCGATGTTCCGTGATGTACTCGATCGCCCTCATGACGTCGCTCGTCCGGCCCTGGCCACTGGCATCGAGAACCTTGAAGACGATGAAGCGAACGTTGGGAGCTACGCCCCGGTACTGCATCGCCGATCCGAGACCGTTGCCTCCGATAAGGCCGGCAACGTGCGTGCCGTGGCCGTAGTCGTCGTAGGGAGCCGTTCGCCGGAAGCCGCCGTCGGTCAGGTCGTAGAACGCCCTGATGCGGCCGTTGAAGTCAGTTGAAGGAGCGATGCCCGAGTCGATGATCGCAACCCCGACGCCCGAGCCGGCAGGCGAGGCGTCGGTCAGCCCGAGCGTCGATCGAAGCACGTTCTCGGGACCGTCGAACCAGTCCGCCAGCGACGACAAGATGCCGGCCGGGTGGATGACGGCATCCGACGACACCGACTCGATGTCCGGATCGGCAGCCAGCGCGGCCAGGTCGTCCCCCTGTACGTCGAGCGTGACCGCGTCGATTCCCGGATGCTCGGCCTGGACGCAATAGCCGCGCGCGGACATCGTGCGGCTCAACGCGACGCCGTGTCCGGATCGGGCCCGTACAATGACACGTTGAGGCCCGGTGGCCCGGCTGAGCGCTTGCTGAAGCGCGAGATCGACATGGGCGGTTCTGTGCTGCGCGAAGGCTCGGGGGACTGGCCCCAGAAGGGCAACGGCCAACAGCGCTGACACGATGGCTGTGGGAGTATGGCAATTCACGCCGACAATCACAGCAATTCCGCCGCCAGCCGAACATCACCTCAACTCAATGACTACAAGATGTTGATTAATTGTGACTTACGTGAAACGACGTATCGCGGCGTCGCCAGCGATCCAACTCGCTGTGTGCAATTTATGCACATGCGCCCGACGTATGAAGTGAAGATTCTTCAATTCGCTCAATCTTTGCCGCATTGGCAGTGTTCCATAGTGGAACATTTGTTGTGTCTGAACAGGACACGGGCCGCCGACACTCCCCCTTCTCACGGATCCTGCGCGCATTCCCACGCAGGCCGCCTGCCTGCCCACAACTGAGCGAAACCACTCTCAGTAGAAGCAGCTCAGATCGGGACTACCAGATGTTGAATGCCATCTGGGGAAGGAAGAAGGGGGCCAAGCAGATGGAAGGTGGACAGTAAACAACTGAAAGTGCAGAACGAGCGACGGAAGACGACCCGTTCTTCCGCCTTCCATCCTGCACTTTCCCGTCGGCAGGTCGCATTCCACCGATCAGTACGCCCAGCGCAGCAGCACGCCGCCCACGGTGAAGCCGGCGCCGACCGATGCGAGCAGAACCAGGTCGCCCCTCTTCAGCCGGCCTTCGTCGAGGCAGTCGTTGAGCGCCAGCGGAATGGTCGCCGCCGTCGTGTTGCCGAACCGCTCGAGGTTGATGATGACTTTCGACGGGTCGATCCCGAGGCGACCAGCAGCCGCCGTGATGATTCGGCGGTTGGCCTGGTGCGAGACGAACAAGGCGATATCGTCGGCCGACAAGCCGTTGCGCTGCATGATCAGGCGGCTGACTTCCTCGGTCTTCCGCACCGCGAACTTGAACACCGCCTGGCCGTCCTGCTTCACGTAGTGCAGTCGCTGCTCCACCGTTTCGTGTGTCGCGGGGCGCAGGCTGCCGCCCGCCGGCATCTGGAGCGACACCCCGCCGCTGCCGTCGATCTCGTGGGCGAAGTCGAGGATCCCGTACGTCGGATCCTTGGCAGCACTCACGACCACTGCCCCGGCACCGTCGCCGAACAGCACGCACGTCGCGCGATCCTTGTAGTCGATGATGCTCGACATCACGTCGGCGCCGACGACGAGCGCGTGGTTGTGGCGTCCGGTGGACACCATCTGGCTCGCGGTCGCCAGCGAGAACGTGAACCCCGAGCAGGCGCCTGCCAGGTCGAACCCCCAGGCGTGATGCGCACCGATCTTGTGCTGGATCAGCGCGGCGGTGCTGGGGAAGAACATGTCCGGGGTCGTCGTGCCGACGATGATGAGGTCGATGTCGTCCGGGGTGAGTCCTGCCTGCGCGATGGCCTTGAGCGCCGCTTCCTTCCCGAGGTCCGAGGTGGCCACGCCGGGGTCGACGATATGGCGGGTATGAATGCCGGTGCGCTGGAGAATCCACTCGTTCGTCGTGTCGACCATCTTCTCGAGATCGGCGTTGGTCAACAAACGCGGCGGCACGTAGGTAGCCAGGCTCGAAATTTCGGTAGGACGGCCGCAGCCGAGACCGGCCGGCCGATGATCGGGAATACGG
Proteins encoded in this region:
- a CDS encoding beta-ketoacyl-ACP synthase III; the encoded protein is MSNEETRIPDHRPAGLGCGRPTEISSLATYVPPRLLTNADLEKMVDTTNEWILQRTGIHTRHIVDPGVATSDLGKEAALKAIAQAGLTPDDIDLIIVGTTTPDMFFPSTAALIQHKIGAHHAWGFDLAGACSGFTFSLATASQMVSTGRHNHALVVGADVMSSIIDYKDRATCVLFGDGAGAVVVSAAKDPTYGILDFAHEIDGSGGVSLQMPAGGSLRPATHETVEQRLHYVKQDGQAVFKFAVRKTEEVSRLIMQRNGLSADDIALFVSHQANRRIITAAAGRLGIDPSKVIINLERFGNTTAATIPLALNDCLDEGRLKRGDLVLLASVGAGFTVGGVLLRWAY
- a CDS encoding S8 family peptidase — its product is MSARGYCVQAEHPGIDAVTLDVQGDDLAALAADPDIESVSSDAVIHPAGILSSLADWFDGPENVLRSTLGLTDASPAGSGVGVAIIDSGIAPSTDFNGRIRAFYDLTDGGFRRTAPYDDYGHGTHVAGLIGGNGLGSAMQYRGVAPNVRFIVFKVLDASGQGRTSDVMRAIEYITEHRARLGIDVINLSIGHPIYEPAASDPLVQAIEQASRAGLVVVAAAGNIGTNSTTGVPGYGGITSPGNAPSAITVGAFLTQGTSARSDDSMAPFSSRGPTWYDAFAKPDIVAPGDRLISVAASGSTLYNNYPALRVSGAFGGRYLRLTGTSMATAVATGVVALAIEANRHRTGDMTSQAAWTHQAPRLSANALKALLQFSALGLQGENGADYDRLTVGGGTLNAAGAIELAGDIDPTMPVGAAWIAPQPDPVTTIAGEPWPWSQTILWGAWQVPGTVFYANDPCWGTNIVWGTLDNIVWGTNIVWGTNIVWGTNIVWGTNIVWGTNIVWGTNIVWGTGLVGIGDAGSGQVAWGRAGGPTDTVWGHLDATNIVWGTLDNIVWGTNIVWGTRSAAGEPDGMQTTSAQPGGDR